A region from the Aquila chrysaetos chrysaetos chromosome 15, bAquChr1.4, whole genome shotgun sequence genome encodes:
- the LOC115351398 gene encoding RIMS-binding protein 3C-like: MSRDSAGPGTGARSRPSPCRGPAQKDEHRRQLERLQAELEAERLRSQELCRRFAAETRKLKEAAERDRQLLAERLHSKWEQRQARELQRLRELNQRQREVEIRQLLRTDLQQQLAKELVRGASSSSEARIKLQDVLSKLRWETNSEEAAHILRLQEELLLQRRLFLKYVLERFDGEQRASCNEARAKATAWHRLQTLLGTGAIGPCSLESLIASSSRDGEGQRKTHRSLNDTRLQEEGNSMESLPEAVGQDLTPHCSDSPPQGTTRSRRSVAEVGVQTVGQQEDWLPGSSHSRLQEQNACLQRALKDLERRCSVLQEENCLLRKASSPEVREEQERIKQKTAKLCLIAKQLQERARRLETSHCLLNTQVPLLNLSLTISLCTLTPSPACM; encoded by the exons ATGAGCCGGGACAGTGCGGGACCGGGGACCGGGGCGCGCAGCCGCCCCTCGCCCTGCCGGGGCCCGGCGCAGAAGGATGAGCACAGGCGGCagctggagaggctgcaggCTGAGCTGGAGGCTGAGCGACTCCGCTCCCAAGAGCTGTGCCGCCGCTTTGCCGCCGAAACTCGCAAGCTGAAGGAGGCCGCAGAGCGGGATCGGCAGCTCCTGGCCGAACGGCTACACTCCAAATGGGAGCAGCGGCAGGCACGGGAGCTCCAGCGGCTGCGGGAGCTGAACCAGCGGCAGCGGGAGGTGGAGATCCGCCAGCTGCTGC GCACggacctgcagcagcagctggccaAGGAGTTGGTGAGAGGCGCCTCGAGCAGCAGCGAGGCCCGCATTAAGCTGCAGGACGTCCTCAGCAAGCTGCGCTGGGAGACCAATAGCGAGGAGGCTGCTCACATCCTCCGCCTCCAAGAagaactgctgctgcagagaagacTCTTCCTAAAGTACGTCTTGGAGCGGTTCGATGGCGAGCAGCGGGCTTCCTGCAATGAGGCCAGGGCCAAGGCCACGGCCTGGCACCGCCTGCAGACCCTCCTGGGCACCGGGGCCATCGGGCCCTGCTCTTTGGAGAGCCTCATCGCATCTTCTTCCCGTGATGGAGAAGGGCAGCGGAAAACCCACCGGAGCTTAAACGACACTCGCCTCCAGGAGGAAGGCAACAGCATGGAGTCTTTGCCTGAGGCTGTGGGGCAAGACTTGACGCCGCACTGCTCGGACTCCCCGCCGCAAGGAACGACCCGCAGCAGGCGGTCTGTGGCAGAGGTGGGTGTTCAGACCGTAGGGCAGCAGGAGGACTGGCTGCCTGGAAGCAGtcacagcaggctgcaggagcagaacGCCTGCCTCCAGAGAGCCCTGAAGGACCTCGAGAGGCGATGCAGTGTCCTTCAAGAGGAGAACTGTCTTCTGAGGAAGGCAAGCTCTCCTGAAGTGcgggaggagcaggagaggatCAAGCAGAAGACTGCTAAGCTGTGTCTCATTGCCAAGCAGCTGCAAGAAAGAGCCAGGCGGCTGGAGACCAGCCATTGCCTGCTCAATACTCAAGTGCCA TTATTAAATCTTTCCTTAACTATCTCTCTGTGTACTCTCACTCCTTCTCCTGCGTGTATGTGA